The Aggregicoccus sp. 17bor-14 DNA window GTCCGCGGTGGTGCCCGGCGCGTTGGCGCCGCCCGACGGATTCTCCGAGCCACCGGTGCCCGGCGCGGGCGTGCCCGTGCTGGACGGAGGCGTCTGCTGCTGGCCGGTGCTGCTACCGGTGCTCCCCGTGGACGTCCCCTCGCTGGCGGACTTGTGAGCGCAGGCTGATCCCAACAGCAAGATGCCGGCGCACAGGCCGATGAGTCGCTTCATGGCGGTCTCCTTTGTTCGAGCAAGCTCGACTCGTAGAAAGGTGGGACCTGTCCGCCGCCGTGCAATTCAGGGGGGTATCGGCCCCCTGGCCGCAGTGCCCTCGTGCGGCCGTGCGCGCGCGCGCCCGCCTGTGCTAATCAGAGCCCCTCCCTGCACGCCCTTTCCGCAGGGGGACGGGCCCCGGAGAGGGCCCCCGGACGGCGCGGATGCCGCAGTGCGGCGCGAACCCCTCCCCGGACCCGATACGTGGGGCCGGGCGCTGACGTTGAAGGAGTGTCGAGCCTAGGGATGCGCCAGCACCTATGGCATGCGCGAGGTCCAGGAAGGTACGAAGGTGCGGTCGTGCACGATGCGCTGAGCGTGGACTTTCTGGACGCGGCCGCGGTGCACGGTGAGGAGCGCGCGGAGTTGGACGAGGCGGAGGCCACACGGCGGGCGCTGGAGGGGGAGCGCGAGGCGTGGGATTTCCTCATCGCGCGCCACCAACACCGGGTGGTGGTGTCCCTGCTCGCGCGGGGGGTTCGTATGGACCGGGCGAAGGAGCTGGCGCAGGAGACCTGGGCGAGGCTGGTGCAGCAGCAGCGTCGCGGGCAGCTCACGGACCTGAAGCTGCCGAGCCTGGCCCTCACGCAAGCCGCCTACCTGGCACTCGACGATGCACGGCGCACGCGCCGTGAGCACCTGGCAGGGGACGTGGACTCCCTGCCCGAACGTGAACAACCGGTGGACCCCGCCGTCTCGGCAGAGCGGCGGCTGCTCACCGAGGAGCAGCTGGCGCGCGCGCACGCTGCCCTGAAGCAATGCTCCCCCGGCGCCCAGCGGGTGTTCCGCCTGGTGTACGAGGGCCCAGACCTACCGCACGCGGAGGTGGCCGAGCGCGTCGGCCTCTCCACCCAGCGCGTGCGCCAGATTCTGTGCGAGGTGCGCAAGAAGCTGCGCTCCGCACTCGAGGACGAGAACGATGAAGAGCTGTGATCGCCATTTCACCCGCGACGACGCCGAGGCGTACGTGCTGGGTGCGCTCGAGCCGGCCCGGGCGGCCGCGCTCGAGGAGCACGTGGCCGCGTGCGACGCCTGCGCCCGCCTGCTGCAGGTGGAGGCCCTGCTGGAGGAGGACCTGCGGCAGGTCGCCGCCTCGAGCCCCGGCATGGGCGGCAAGCTGCTGAGGCTGCCCGCTGCGCGGCTCGCGCGCCGCGTGCTCGCCCCGGTGGGCGCGCTGGCCGCGGCCGCCGCGCTCGCCTTCCTCGCGGTGCGCCACGAGGCCCCCGCGCCGCTGCCCACGCCCGAGGTGGCGCGGCGCGCGCCCATCACCGAGCTGCCGCAGGTGGAGCCGCGCGGCCTGCCCGGGCTCGCGAGCAACGTCCCCGCGCGCGTCGTCTCCTGCCCGGACCTCGCCACGCGCGCCTCCTGCCTCGCGAGCGCGAGCGCCCAGGGCCTGCTGGTGCAGGACCCCACCTCCGCGGGTGCCGCCGTGCCCCGCTACGAAGCCCGCGTGGCGGTGCCCCAGGGCGCGCTCACGTCGATGCGTCCCTTCCCCCTGTGAGCCCCGGGATGCGCCCAGGCCAGCCCCTCCACCGCGCCGCCGCCGCCGCAGCAGGGTCCCTGCTCCTCGCGCTCGCGCTGGGGGTGTGCGGCGTGGCCCGGGCGCAGGGCGGTGGGCCCGTGCCCGCAGACCCGCGCGCGCAGCAGAAGCCGCTCTACCAGCCGGCGGCCGCGCAGGCGCCGGCGCAGCAGCAGCAGCAGCAGCAGCCTCCGGAGACGGTGGAGGAGGTGCCCACGCCCTCGAGCAAGGTGGCGGTGATGCCGCCGGGCTGGTTCCTCGCGGGGCTCGCGCCGCACCACTACGAGGTCACGCTGGATGCGCAGTCCGCGTGCGAGGGCTCGCGCGCGGCGCACGTGCGCAGCAAGGTGGACCAGCCCGCGGGCTACGGCACCTTCATGCAGATCTTCCGCGCGGACGACTACCGCGGCAAGCGCGTGCGCTACAGCGCCGTGGTGCGCACGAAGAACGTGCAGGGCTGGGCGGGGCTGTTCATGCGCGTGGACGGGCGGGACGCGGCGCACCCGCTCGCCTTCGACAACATGCAGACGCGCGCGCTCGTCGGCGACACGCCCTGCCAGCGCCACGAGGTGGTGCTGGACGTGCCGCGCCAGGCGAACTTCATCGCGCTGGGGCTGATGCTCTCGGGCACCGGGGACGCGTGGGTGGGCGGCGTGCGCTTCGACGTGGTGGACTCGAGCGTGGCCAGCACGGACCTGCTGGGCGGGGTGCTGGGCTCGGGCGCCTTCGTGGTGGACGGTCCCGCGAACCTCGGCTTCCAGCCGGACGTGACCGAGGACCAGGCCACGGGGCGCGTGGGCGGCGTGTGGTTCAACCGCGTGCGCGTGGAGAACGGGCAGCGCGGCGCGCGGCTGAAGGACGGCGTGTGGCACGGCGTGTTCACCGACATGAAGGTGAACGGGCGCACCGTGGAGGGCACCTTCGACAAGCGCGAGGGCCGCTTCACGGTGAGCCGCGAGGGCCAGGTGACGCGCGTGCTGGGCACCTGGGGCAAGTACCCGGTGGACATCCGCATGGGCCCGGATCGGCTGGACATGCGCTGGGGCGAGCGCGAGCGCACCCTCACCCGCACGAAGACCGAGACGGTGGACCCCAACTGCGTGCGCTACGTGCGCAGCGACGGCGGGCTCTCGCGCATCGACCAGCTGGACGTGTGCGGCGAGGCGCTGGTGCCGGTGCCGCCCGTGGCCCAGCTCGTCATCGCGCTGCTGGCCAACGGCTTCGAGCGCCCCGCGCGCGTGGACTCCATCTTCGCGCCCAACGTCGGCGAGCCGCACCAGGAGCGCCGCTAGGCGCGCGCTGGGGGGGCGCCCCGTGGGGCGCTCTGTCAATGGGGCACTCTGCCCCCTCCCCTTTCGCCTGAGATTCCGGCCACTTGCGCCCCTCGGGGGCCTGGCACGGCGGGTGCTCATGTCCCCGGCAGCCGGTGCCCGCATCCCCGCGGGCCCGCCCTCCCTGGAGAAGCCCCATGAAGCGCACCCCCGTTCTCGCCGCCGTCGCCGCCTCCCTCCTCTCCCTGACCGCGCTCGCCGCGGAGCCGGCCGCCACCACCCCGGCCGCCAAGCCCGCCGCGACCAAGACGCACAAGAAGAGCGCGAAGCACGCCGCCAAGCCGGCCCCCTCGGCCGACAAGGCCGCGGCGCCCGCGAAGTAGTCGGGTGACGCGGGTGGGGGTGTCCCTCCCCCCCCGCCCCGCTGCCTCGCTGAAGAGCGCAGCGGGAGCAGTCCTCGCTGTCAGGGCGGCGCGCGCCCTCCCGCCTCCCCCTCCCCGGGAGGGCCGCGCACCCCGCTTCTCCTTTGTGGGTCCCCGTCTCTCTCTTGCCCCGGGGGCCCTCGCGAGCGGGAGGGAGCTGCGCCCTTCTCCCTCCCGCTTGCACCTTCGCCCGCGCGCGCCCACTCTGGACGCCTCCCCGCTGCGCCGCGTCCCAAGGAGCCCCGAGCGTTGAAGCTGGCCCGCCGCATCGTGCTCGCCCTGGTGCTGCTCGCGGTGCTCGTCATCGCGGCGCTCGAGGCGGTGGAGGTGCAGCGCGAGCTCACGCTCGCGCGCCAGGACATGCAGCACCAGCACTGGCTCGTGGGGCGCACCCTGGGCGCCTCCTTCGTGCAGGCCTGGCAGCGCGACGGCGAGCAGGAGGCGCGCGCGCTGCTCGCGCAGGCGAACGGCGCCCAGCGCGACCTGCGGCTGCGCTGGGTGTGGCTGGAGGGCCCGGCGGACCTGCTGGACACGCCGCGCCTGCCGCCGCCCGCCGCCCCCTTCGACAGCAGCATCGGCTGGAACCAGGTGGACGAGCGCCACAGCCCGCCGCGGCTCGTCACCTACGTGCCGGTGCGCGTGGGCGGGCCGCTGGGCCGGCTCGGCGCGCTGGAGCTGAGCGAGAGCCTCGTGCGCGAGCGCGCGCACCTGTGGCGCACGCTGTGGGGCACGGCGCTCGCCACCGGGTGCATCGCCATCGTGTTCTGGCTCGCCTCCATGGCGCTGGGCCGCAGGCTCGTGGGCGAGCCGGTGGAGCGGCTGGTGGACATGGCGCACCGGATTGCCCAGGGAGACCTCTCCGCGCGCGTGCCCGCGGGCGAGAGCGACGAGCTGGACGCGCTCGCGCGCGCGATGAACGGCATGGGCGAGAGCCTGCGGGAGGCGCGCGAGCGGCTGGCGAACGAGACGGCGGCGCGCCTCACCACGCTCGAGCACCTGCGGCACGCGGACCGGCTCACCACCGTGGGCAAGCTCGCGAGCGGCGTGGCGCACGAGCTGGGCACGCCGCTCAACGTCGTGCAGGGCCGCGCGCGCATGCTGATGAGCGGCGAGGTGCAGGGCGAGGAGGCGCAGGGCAGCGCGCGCATCATCTCCGAGCAGGCGAGCAGCATGACGCGCATCATCCGCCAGCTGCTGGACTTCGCGCGCCGCCGCGCCCCGGAGCGCGTGGCGCACGACGCGCACGCGCTGGTGGGCCGCACGCTCGAGCTGCTGCGGCCGCTCGCCCAGAAGCGCAGCGTGCGCCTGGAGGTGGACTGCCCGCCGGGGCTCACCCTGGAGGTGGACGCGCCGCAGCTGCAGCAGGTGCTCACCAACCTGGTGATGAACGGCGTGCAGGCGATGCACCGGCCGGGCTGCGTGCGCGTGCGGGTGCGCGAGCAGCACCGCCCCCTGCCCGAGACCCCCGACGGCCCGGCGCTCGACTGGGTGTGCCTGAGCGTGGAGGACGAGGGGCCGGGCATCCCCGCCGACGTGCTGCCCCACATCTTCGAGCCCTTCTTCACCACCAAGGACGTGGGCGAGGGCACGGGCCTGGGGCTCAGCGTGAGCTACGGCCTGGTGCAGGACCACGGGGGCTTCATCGAGGTGGAGAGCGCCGTGAACGACGGCGGCACCCGCTTCCACGTCTACCTGCCGCGCGGGGGCGCGGTCGGAAATGCAGCTGCCCGCGAGGCGGGTTCAGGGGCCTAGGGGTTCACGATGGCTGGACGCATCCTGGTGGTGGAGGACGACGCGGAGATGCGCGCGCTGCTGGAGGCAGGGCTGCGCCGGCGCGGCTTCGAGCCCTCGCTGCACGCCAGCGCCGCGGACGCGCTCGCGCACCTGGAGCACGAGGACGTGGACGTGGTGCTCACCGACCTGCGCATGCCGGACATGGGCGGCCTGGAGCTGTGCGAGCGCATCGTGCTCAACCGCCCGGACATCCCCGTGGTGGTGGTGACGGCGTTCGGCAGCATGGAGACGGCCGTGGCGGCCATCCGCGTGGGCGCCTACGACTTCGTCACCAAGCCCTTCGAGCTGGACGGGCTCGCGCTGGTGCTCACCCGCGCGGTGCAGCACCGCTCGCTTCGCGCCGAGGTGAAGCGGCTGCGGCGCCAGGTGGGCACGCTGGACGGGGGCGGCGCCGCGGGCACGCTGGTGGGCGACAGCCCCGCGCTGCGCAAGGCGTACGAGCTCATCGACCGGGTGGCGGACGCGGAGGCCACCGTGCTCATCAGCGGCGAGAGCGGCACCGGCAAGGAGGTGGCGGCGCGCGCGCTGCACGAGCGCAGCGGGCGCCGGCGCGAGGGGCCCTTCATCGCGCTCAACTGCGCCGCCATGCCCGAGGCCCTGCTGGAGAGCGAGCTGTTCGGCCACACCAAGGGCGCCTTCACCGACGCGAAGAGCGCGCACACCGGCCTCTTCGTGCAGGCGAGCGGCGGGACGCTGTTCCTGGATGAAATCGGCGAGCTGCCGCTGGGCCTGCAGCCGAAGCTGCTGCGTGCGCTGCAGGAGCGGCGCGTGCGCCCGGTGGGCGGCAGCAGCGAGGTGGCCTTCGACGCGCGCGTGGTGGCGGCGACCAACCGCGACCTCGAGCTGATGGTGGAGGAGGGGCGCTTTCGCGAGGACCTCTACTTCCGCATCAACGTCATCGGCATCACGCTGCCCCCCTTGCGCGCGCGGGGCAACGACGTGCTGCTGCTCGCCCAGCGCTTCATCGAGCACTTCGCCCAGCGCAGCGGCAAGAGCGTGACGGGCCTGTCCCCCGAGGCCGCCCAGCGCCTGCTCGCCTACGCCTGGCCCGGCAACGTGCGCGAGCTGCAGAACTGCATCGAGCGCGCGGTGGCCCTCACCCGCTACGAGCAGCTCGCCGTGGAGGACCTGCCCGAGCGCATCCAGAGCTACCGCCCCAGCCAGGTGCTGCCCGAGGGCGCGAGCCCCCAG harbors:
- a CDS encoding RNA polymerase sigma factor encodes the protein MHDALSVDFLDAAAVHGEERAELDEAEATRRALEGEREAWDFLIARHQHRVVVSLLARGVRMDRAKELAQETWARLVQQQRRGQLTDLKLPSLALTQAAYLALDDARRTRREHLAGDVDSLPEREQPVDPAVSAERRLLTEEQLARAHAALKQCSPGAQRVFRLVYEGPDLPHAEVAERVGLSTQRVRQILCEVRKKLRSALEDENDEEL
- a CDS encoding anti-sigma factor, which codes for MKSCDRHFTRDDAEAYVLGALEPARAAALEEHVAACDACARLLQVEALLEEDLRQVAASSPGMGGKLLRLPAARLARRVLAPVGALAAAAALAFLAVRHEAPAPLPTPEVARRAPITELPQVEPRGLPGLASNVPARVVSCPDLATRASCLASASAQGLLVQDPTSAGAAVPRYEARVAVPQGALTSMRPFPL
- a CDS encoding AraC family transcriptional regulator, with translation MRPGQPLHRAAAAAAGSLLLALALGVCGVARAQGGGPVPADPRAQQKPLYQPAAAQAPAQQQQQQQPPETVEEVPTPSSKVAVMPPGWFLAGLAPHHYEVTLDAQSACEGSRAAHVRSKVDQPAGYGTFMQIFRADDYRGKRVRYSAVVRTKNVQGWAGLFMRVDGRDAAHPLAFDNMQTRALVGDTPCQRHEVVLDVPRQANFIALGLMLSGTGDAWVGGVRFDVVDSSVASTDLLGGVLGSGAFVVDGPANLGFQPDVTEDQATGRVGGVWFNRVRVENGQRGARLKDGVWHGVFTDMKVNGRTVEGTFDKREGRFTVSREGQVTRVLGTWGKYPVDIRMGPDRLDMRWGERERTLTRTKTETVDPNCVRYVRSDGGLSRIDQLDVCGEALVPVPPVAQLVIALLANGFERPARVDSIFAPNVGEPHQERR
- a CDS encoding sensor histidine kinase, giving the protein MKLARRIVLALVLLAVLVIAALEAVEVQRELTLARQDMQHQHWLVGRTLGASFVQAWQRDGEQEARALLAQANGAQRDLRLRWVWLEGPADLLDTPRLPPPAAPFDSSIGWNQVDERHSPPRLVTYVPVRVGGPLGRLGALELSESLVRERAHLWRTLWGTALATGCIAIVFWLASMALGRRLVGEPVERLVDMAHRIAQGDLSARVPAGESDELDALARAMNGMGESLREARERLANETAARLTTLEHLRHADRLTTVGKLASGVAHELGTPLNVVQGRARMLMSGEVQGEEAQGSARIISEQASSMTRIIRQLLDFARRRAPERVAHDAHALVGRTLELLRPLAQKRSVRLEVDCPPGLTLEVDAPQLQQVLTNLVMNGVQAMHRPGCVRVRVREQHRPLPETPDGPALDWVCLSVEDEGPGIPADVLPHIFEPFFTTKDVGEGTGLGLSVSYGLVQDHGGFIEVESAVNDGGTRFHVYLPRGGAVGNAAAREAGSGA
- a CDS encoding sigma-54 dependent transcriptional regulator, which gives rise to MAGRILVVEDDAEMRALLEAGLRRRGFEPSLHASAADALAHLEHEDVDVVLTDLRMPDMGGLELCERIVLNRPDIPVVVVTAFGSMETAVAAIRVGAYDFVTKPFELDGLALVLTRAVQHRSLRAEVKRLRRQVGTLDGGGAAGTLVGDSPALRKAYELIDRVADAEATVLISGESGTGKEVAARALHERSGRRREGPFIALNCAAMPEALLESELFGHTKGAFTDAKSAHTGLFVQASGGTLFLDEIGELPLGLQPKLLRALQERRVRPVGGSSEVAFDARVVAATNRDLELMVEEGRFREDLYFRINVIGITLPPLRARGNDVLLLAQRFIEHFAQRSGKSVTGLSPEAAQRLLAYAWPGNVRELQNCIERAVALTRYEQLAVEDLPERIQSYRPSQVLPEGASPQELIPLAELERRYVLRVLDAVGGSRILAARTLGIDRKTLYRKLEAWGINEKA